A genomic stretch from Edaphobacter aggregans includes:
- a CDS encoding site-2 protease family protein, with amino-acid sequence MNQEVVLVIFQVVVLILAFSVHECAHAWTAWRLGDPTAKMLGRVTLNPIKHLDIFGSVIFPLISLVYGGMLIGWAKPTPVTARNFKNYRRDDILVTLAGPASNLLLATGALILLIVLKYVIPGGVVAIATAVALASKIPGVSTENLPSLFPIALLLYYIIFINLLLFIFNLIPIPPLDGSRILRHYLPYGALQVYDRIGTIGLFLIFLLGGGVIFRVFFYPLLGFFQHILFSV; translated from the coding sequence ATGAATCAAGAAGTCGTACTAGTTATCTTTCAAGTCGTTGTTCTCATCCTCGCCTTCAGCGTGCACGAGTGCGCCCACGCCTGGACTGCCTGGCGTCTGGGCGACCCTACGGCTAAGATGCTCGGCCGCGTCACCCTGAATCCGATCAAGCACCTCGACATCTTCGGTTCGGTCATCTTCCCGCTTATCTCGCTGGTGTACGGCGGCATGTTAATCGGCTGGGCCAAGCCGACCCCGGTCACCGCCCGCAACTTCAAGAACTACCGCCGCGACGACATCCTCGTCACTCTCGCCGGTCCGGCCAGCAACCTGCTTCTAGCGACCGGTGCACTCATCCTGCTCATCGTCCTCAAGTACGTCATCCCCGGCGGGGTCGTGGCAATCGCCACCGCCGTCGCCCTTGCCTCAAAAATTCCCGGCGTCTCGACTGAAAATTTACCATCGCTGTTCCCCATCGCGCTGCTGCTTTACTACATCATCTTCATCAACCTGCTGCTGTTCATCTTCAACCTCATCCCCATCCCACCGCTCGACGGCAGCCGCATCCTCCGCCACTATCTGCCCTATGGAGCGCTGCAGGTCTACGATCGCATCGGGACGATTGGCCTCTTCCTCATATTCCTCCTAGGGGGAGGGGTAATCTTCCGCGTCTTCTTTTATCCACTGCTGGGTTTCTTCCAGCACATCCTCTTCAGCGTCTAG
- the trpS gene encoding tryptophan--tRNA ligase produces the protein MTEQTPITSRPRVLSGMRPTGRLHLGNYMGALYNWVRLQDQYECYFFIADLHALTTDYADPTSLRQNIRDVALDFLAAGLDPERSTIFIQSHVPQHAELHTLFSMFTPLPWLERVPTYKDQQEQLREKDLNTYGFLGYPLLQSADILLYQPDFVPVGQDQVAHVELTREVARRFNALYCSQPTPAIQKAREDHSDKEIIAAEVAANNVTDGILPEPKVLLTPSPKLPGLDGRKMSKSYSNTIMLSEPEADLRAKLKTMVTDPARIRRTDVGNPDVCPVFDLHKVFSTEETQQKVRQGCTTAGIGCIECKGWLADSIVREITPIQERRRALEANPSEVDAILWDGSARARRRAIQTLQHVRQAMGLE, from the coding sequence ATGACTGAACAGACCCCTATCACTTCGCGCCCCCGCGTCCTCAGCGGCATGAGACCCACCGGCCGCCTCCATCTCGGCAACTATATGGGCGCCCTCTACAACTGGGTCCGGCTACAGGACCAGTACGAGTGCTACTTCTTCATCGCCGACCTCCACGCCCTCACCACCGACTACGCCGACCCCACGTCCCTTCGCCAGAACATCCGCGACGTAGCGCTCGACTTCCTCGCCGCAGGCCTCGACCCGGAACGCTCGACCATCTTCATCCAGTCCCACGTTCCCCAGCACGCCGAATTGCACACCCTCTTCAGCATGTTCACCCCGCTCCCCTGGCTCGAGCGCGTCCCCACATATAAGGATCAGCAGGAGCAGCTCCGGGAGAAGGACCTCAACACCTACGGCTTCCTCGGCTACCCCCTCCTCCAGTCCGCCGACATCCTCCTCTACCAGCCGGACTTCGTCCCCGTCGGACAAGACCAGGTCGCCCACGTCGAGCTCACCCGTGAGGTAGCCCGCCGCTTCAACGCCCTCTACTGCTCCCAGCCCACCCCGGCCATCCAGAAGGCACGCGAAGACCACTCCGACAAGGAAATCATTGCCGCTGAGGTAGCTGCCAATAACGTCACCGACGGCATCCTGCCCGAACCCAAGGTACTCCTAACCCCCTCCCCCAAACTCCCGGGCCTAGACGGCCGCAAGATGTCCAAGAGCTACTCCAACACCATCATGCTCTCCGAGCCCGAGGCCGACCTCCGCGCCAAGCTTAAGACCATGGTCACGGACCCCGCGCGCATCCGCCGCACCGACGTTGGCAATCCCGATGTCTGCCCCGTCTTCGACCTCCACAAGGTCTTCTCCACCGAAGAAACACAGCAGAAGGTCCGCCAGGGCTGCACCACGGCGGGCATAGGCTGTATCGAGTGCAAAGGCTGGCTCGCCGACTCCATCGTCCGCGAGATCACCCCCATCCAGGAGCGCCGCCGCGCCCTCGAAGCCAATCCCAGCGAAGTCGACGCTATCCTCTGGGACGGCTCCGCCCGCGCCCGCCGCCGCGCCATCCAGACCCTTCAGCACGTCCGCCAAGCCATGGGCCTCGAGTAA
- a CDS encoding segregation and condensation protein A — MSDEIIHPDPSAKEADPEELSATSPASENEAASPSEEQSVVSDVDAPQPHEPFALQHPVPAPAPEPKRASAKDKEKEEASQSPFSVTVGQVYDGPLDLLLDLIRKQNIDIYDIPIARITAQFLDYTHQLKQTDVDSAGEFIYMASLLIHIKSKTLLPRDPSDVLGGDAEDPRRELVERLLEHERFKAAAQMLLQKQQIEEATWTNPGMREFKDSAAAEREIAADTVDLVRVFQDILQRVRKRPVLDVDEESVTVAQMIDYVKRRLVMEDKPVSLRRLLHNTHTERALICMFLAMLELVRLQAVLLHQPIQQGDILIKKTDAFDQVFADQQQARDDWR; from the coding sequence ATGTCCGACGAAATCATCCATCCCGATCCGAGCGCAAAAGAAGCAGACCCGGAAGAACTGAGCGCCACGAGTCCGGCTTCTGAGAATGAGGCCGCATCTCCTTCGGAAGAGCAATCTGTTGTATCGGACGTAGACGCTCCGCAGCCGCACGAACCCTTCGCCCTGCAGCATCCCGTCCCCGCGCCTGCACCCGAACCAAAACGCGCATCCGCGAAGGACAAAGAGAAGGAAGAGGCGTCGCAATCGCCATTCTCCGTCACCGTAGGCCAGGTCTACGACGGTCCACTCGACCTTCTGCTCGACCTTATCCGCAAGCAGAACATCGACATCTACGACATCCCCATCGCCCGCATCACCGCGCAGTTCCTAGACTACACGCACCAGCTCAAGCAGACCGACGTCGACTCTGCCGGCGAATTCATCTACATGGCTTCGCTGCTGATCCACATCAAGTCGAAGACGCTGCTCCCCCGCGATCCCTCCGACGTTCTCGGCGGCGACGCCGAAGACCCCCGTCGCGAGCTCGTCGAACGTCTCCTCGAGCACGAGCGTTTCAAAGCCGCCGCCCAGATGCTCCTACAAAAGCAGCAGATCGAAGAGGCTACTTGGACCAACCCCGGCATGCGCGAGTTCAAAGACTCCGCCGCTGCTGAGCGCGAGATCGCCGCCGACACCGTAGACCTCGTCCGCGTCTTCCAGGACATCCTCCAGCGCGTCCGGAAGCGCCCCGTTCTTGACGTCGACGAGGAGTCCGTCACCGTCGCCCAGATGATCGACTACGTCAAACGCCGCCTCGTCATGGAAGATAAGCCGGTCAGCCTCCGCCGCCTACTCCACAACACCCACACCGAGCGCGCCCTCATCTGTATGTTCTTGGCAATGCTGGAATTGGTCCGTCTACAGGCGGTCCTGTTGCACCAGCCCATTCAGCAAGGGGACATCCTCATTAAAAAAACCGACGCCTTCGACCAGGTCTTCGCCGACCAGCAACAAGCCCGCGACGACTGGCGTTAG
- a CDS encoding inorganic phosphate transporter, with translation MATPATLPTGSILDEKLKKSSSPGKAGVVVFVLLLGGGLVYIISRLANDLSVVHPTTLFPYFLLGIALLIALGFEFVNGFHDTANAVATVIYTHSLEPHVAVVWSGLWNFIGVLTSSGAVAFAVITLLPVELILKVSAGSGFAMVFALLVAAILWNLATWYRGLPASSSHTMIGSIIGVGLANQLMHGTSGTSGVDWSQATKVFKALLFSPLIGFIGAALLFLLFKLVMRDPRLYEAPKGAAPPPFYIRALLVLTCTGVSFAHGSNDGQKGMGLIMLILVGTVPTAYALNHTVGASQVQTFVAVSQQTSDAVSRYVDSNVVIADSGPELQHFIATREFHPTTMLALQMIVNDIRNEVFHYGSLGRVPANMQANVRNQMYLASEAIRLLPKYGPKISDADLKILANYRSFLDKFTKFIPTWVKVAVALALGLGTMVGWKRIVVTVGEKIGKTHLTYAQGASAELVAMCTIWGADYLGLPVSTTHVLSSGVAGTMAANKSGLQMSTLRDIALAWVFTLPAAALLSGCLFWLFNLFVVK, from the coding sequence ATGGCAACTCCAGCCACATTACCCACTGGCTCTATCCTCGACGAAAAACTAAAGAAGTCTTCCTCACCTGGCAAAGCCGGCGTTGTGGTCTTCGTACTTCTGCTCGGCGGCGGACTCGTCTACATCATCAGCCGTCTCGCCAACGACCTTTCGGTCGTCCATCCCACCACTCTCTTCCCCTACTTCCTCCTCGGCATTGCCTTGCTGATTGCGCTTGGCTTTGAGTTCGTCAACGGCTTTCACGATACCGCCAACGCTGTTGCTACTGTTATCTACACGCACTCGCTCGAACCCCACGTCGCTGTCGTCTGGTCTGGCCTTTGGAACTTCATCGGCGTGCTCACCAGTTCGGGGGCCGTCGCCTTCGCCGTTATCACGCTGCTGCCTGTCGAACTCATCCTCAAGGTCAGCGCCGGCTCCGGCTTTGCAATGGTCTTCGCCCTCCTCGTGGCCGCCATTCTCTGGAACCTCGCCACCTGGTACCGCGGACTTCCCGCCTCAAGCTCCCACACCATGATCGGTTCCATCATTGGCGTGGGCCTCGCCAATCAGTTGATGCACGGAACCTCCGGGACGAGCGGTGTCGACTGGAGCCAAGCCACCAAAGTCTTCAAGGCACTCCTCTTCTCCCCGCTGATCGGCTTCATCGGCGCCGCACTTCTCTTCCTGCTCTTCAAACTCGTCATGCGCGACCCACGTCTCTACGAAGCCCCCAAGGGCGCCGCTCCGCCGCCGTTCTACATCCGTGCACTTCTTGTGCTCACCTGCACAGGCGTCAGCTTCGCCCACGGCTCCAACGACGGACAGAAGGGCATGGGTCTCATCATGCTCATCCTCGTCGGAACCGTTCCCACGGCCTACGCGCTCAACCACACCGTCGGAGCGTCACAGGTTCAAACCTTCGTCGCAGTGTCTCAGCAGACGTCCGATGCTGTCAGTCGCTACGTCGATTCCAACGTCGTCATCGCGGACAGCGGCCCCGAGCTTCAACACTTCATTGCAACCCGTGAGTTCCACCCCACCACGATGCTGGCCCTGCAGATGATCGTCAACGATATTCGCAACGAAGTGTTCCATTACGGCTCGCTCGGCAGGGTTCCCGCAAATATGCAGGCCAACGTCCGTAACCAGATGTACCTTGCCAGCGAAGCAATTCGGTTACTGCCCAAGTACGGCCCCAAGATCTCCGATGCAGACCTCAAGATCCTTGCCAACTATAGGTCGTTCCTAGACAAATTCACCAAGTTCATCCCCACCTGGGTTAAAGTCGCCGTCGCCCTTGCGCTCGGCCTTGGAACCATGGTCGGTTGGAAGCGCATCGTCGTCACAGTCGGCGAAAAGATCGGCAAAACGCACCTAACCTATGCCCAGGGAGCTTCCGCCGAACTCGTCGCCATGTGCACCATCTGGGGCGCTGACTACCTCGGACTTCCCGTTAGCACAACCCACGTCCTCTCTTCAGGCGTAGCCGGCACCATGGCTGCGAACAAGAGCGGCCTACAGATGTCTACGCTGCGAGACATCGCCCTAGCCTGGGTCTTTACTCTACCCGCGGCAGCGCTCCTCTCCGGCTGTCTTTTCTGGCTCTTCAATTTGTTCGTCGTCAAATAA
- a CDS encoding endo-1,4-beta-xylanase, with protein MTITRRDYVKQVMGVAAGVALPGLTGGRSVLAMRGAGAEDITGKGSLKARAAARGMLAGCAVNAELFRQDEKFRNLLAEQYSILVPENCLKWNILRPTPDTYSFTDADSLVAFAETHGMKVRGHNFVWHEALPKWFASTVTKENARKFLVDHITTVGGRYKGKIHSWDVVNEAIWMKDGRADGMRSSSPWFEMLGPEYIDIAFRTAREVDPKALLTYNEYGIEYDTEEEGRKRVATLALLRRMKAANVPLDALGIQSHLHADGKTDFGKGIHELMDGARALGLQVFVTEMDVNDDKVTSDDIAQRDQIVADVYHDYLTTALRGPEVKAVLTWGASDRNTWLNHGTKFRPLHPDRLQRPLPFDVDYAPKKAFFAMRDSFDGAKKR; from the coding sequence ATGACGATTACGCGTAGGGACTATGTAAAGCAGGTTATGGGGGTTGCAGCCGGTGTTGCTCTGCCGGGGCTGACTGGGGGGCGTAGTGTTCTGGCGATGCGTGGCGCTGGCGCGGAGGATATTACGGGTAAAGGGTCGCTGAAGGCTCGCGCCGCTGCCCGGGGGATGTTGGCGGGGTGTGCCGTAAATGCGGAGCTGTTCCGGCAGGATGAGAAATTCAGGAATCTGCTGGCAGAGCAGTACAGCATCCTGGTGCCTGAGAACTGTCTGAAGTGGAATATTTTGCGACCGACGCCGGATACCTACTCGTTTACGGATGCGGACAGCCTGGTGGCATTCGCCGAAACGCATGGGATGAAGGTGCGGGGCCACAACTTTGTTTGGCATGAGGCGCTGCCGAAGTGGTTTGCGTCCACGGTGACCAAGGAGAATGCACGGAAGTTTCTGGTTGACCATATTACGACGGTGGGTGGTCGGTACAAGGGGAAGATCCATAGCTGGGATGTCGTGAATGAGGCGATATGGATGAAAGATGGTCGGGCAGATGGGATGCGGTCATCGTCACCGTGGTTTGAGATGCTGGGGCCGGAGTATATCGACATTGCATTCAGGACTGCGAGAGAGGTCGATCCGAAGGCTCTGCTGACTTACAACGAGTATGGGATCGAATATGACACCGAGGAAGAGGGCCGTAAACGGGTGGCCACGTTAGCGCTACTGCGCCGGATGAAGGCTGCCAATGTTCCGCTGGACGCGCTGGGGATCCAGTCGCATCTTCATGCAGATGGGAAGACTGATTTTGGCAAAGGGATTCACGAATTGATGGATGGTGCGCGGGCGCTGGGCTTGCAGGTGTTTGTGACGGAAATGGATGTCAATGATGACAAGGTGACTTCGGACGATATCGCGCAGCGTGACCAGATCGTGGCAGATGTGTATCACGACTACCTCACAACTGCACTGCGGGGCCCAGAGGTCAAGGCTGTGCTGACGTGGGGAGCTAGCGACCGCAACACATGGCTGAACCATGGAACGAAGTTTCGGCCGCTGCATCCGGATAGATTGCAGCGGCCGCTTCCCTTCGATGTAGACTATGCGCCGAAGAAGGCGTTCTTTGCTATGCGGGATAGCTTTGACGGAGCGAAGAAGCGATAG
- the scpB gene encoding SMC-Scp complex subunit ScpB, translating into MSLKAKIEAVIYASEEPVTLAQLIGLLGHEAQAELDHIDASQQSLSLAEADAESTPEDAAAAEAEHAAALDRALHIAAAEEAAQMRAAHQHAIADAAAMRTSDTLDEPMAEPTVTPAVAAEPEQGSEATPEEAIAKKAAREAKEDKERARRLREYFRSILDQLIADYANGDRGLEIREVASGYRLATKPEYHDAVRGFVKSLKPPLKLSLQALETLAVVAYKQPVTAPEVSEIRGVDSGGVLGSLMTRKLVTTAGRKQVIGRPILYKTTKDFLLRFGLKDINELPSIEEFEKMAGELAEQEEIPMEHEAPKPSPDSLTEANVEEERDAVEPQADGDSSEDVVPGTLPVDGRVSGPPPVYDESATHDVESPEVQSEVRRESEEG; encoded by the coding sequence GTGAGCCTTAAAGCAAAGATCGAAGCCGTCATCTACGCCTCAGAAGAACCAGTAACCCTCGCCCAGCTGATCGGGCTCCTCGGCCACGAGGCTCAGGCCGAACTGGACCATATCGACGCCTCCCAGCAGTCTCTCTCGCTCGCCGAGGCCGACGCCGAGTCCACGCCCGAAGACGCCGCAGCCGCCGAAGCCGAGCACGCCGCCGCACTTGACCGCGCACTGCACATCGCCGCCGCCGAAGAGGCCGCCCAGATGAGGGCTGCTCACCAGCACGCGATCGCCGACGCCGCGGCGATGCGAACCAGCGACACCCTCGACGAACCCATGGCCGAGCCAACAGTCACCCCTGCCGTTGCCGCCGAACCCGAGCAGGGAAGCGAAGCCACCCCCGAAGAAGCAATAGCCAAAAAAGCCGCCCGCGAGGCCAAAGAGGACAAGGAGCGCGCCCGCCGTCTCCGCGAATACTTCCGTTCCATCCTCGATCAGCTTATCGCCGACTACGCCAATGGCGACCGAGGCCTCGAAATCCGCGAAGTTGCCAGCGGCTACCGTCTTGCCACCAAACCGGAGTACCACGACGCCGTCCGCGGTTTCGTCAAATCCCTGAAACCACCGCTGAAGCTCTCCCTCCAGGCCCTCGAGACCCTCGCCGTCGTCGCCTATAAGCAGCCCGTCACCGCCCCTGAGGTCTCCGAGATCCGTGGCGTCGATTCTGGCGGCGTCCTCGGCTCGCTAATGACCCGCAAGCTCGTCACCACAGCTGGCCGCAAGCAGGTTATCGGCCGCCCCATCCTCTACAAGACCACCAAGGACTTCCTCCTCCGCTTCGGCCTCAAAGACATCAACGAGCTTCCCAGCATCGAAGAGTTTGAGAAGATGGCCGGCGAACTCGCCGAGCAGGAGGAAATCCCGATGGAGCATGAGGCGCCCAAACCGTCGCCCGACAGCCTCACCGAGGCCAATGTGGAAGAAGAAAGAGACGCTGTAGAACCTCAGGCCGACGGAGACAGTTCAGAAGACGTCGTTCCCGGCACACTCCCGGTAGACGGCCGCGTCTCCGGCCCGCCACCGGTCTATGATGAATCCGCCACACATGATGTCGAATCTCCCGAAGTCCAATCCGAGGTCCGGAGAGAATCCGAGGAGGGCTGA
- a CDS encoding pseudouridine synthase gives MTKPLSSPKPEASEEPKGDRLQKILAQAGIASRRKAEEIILAGRVQVNGVVIKELGTRHDFTKDHIRVDGKLLHGPEQQRYYMLNKPRGYVTTLDDPEKRPTVMQLMTKQKGPHGDHVRLYPVGRLDYLSEGLLLMTNDGDLANKLSKAAAGVEKTYLVKVSGVPESEKIDQLRRGIMIDRGRLNEVRSGRRDRVITSPAKIELVRGGDNPWYELTLTEGRNRQLRKMFEEIGHHVEKIRRIGYGALRLDVPPGEYRELTPGEVTALGRAAKGQKVVPKKKTPEFAQLKSPAKKKPSLPRRTFAAKSSPRRRPS, from the coding sequence ATGACGAAACCTCTCTCCTCCCCTAAGCCAGAAGCCAGCGAAGAACCCAAAGGCGACCGCCTCCAAAAAATTCTCGCCCAGGCCGGCATCGCCAGCCGCCGCAAAGCCGAGGAGATCATCCTAGCCGGCCGCGTCCAGGTCAACGGTGTCGTCATCAAAGAGCTCGGCACCCGCCACGACTTCACCAAAGACCACATCCGCGTCGACGGAAAACTTCTCCACGGCCCCGAACAGCAGCGCTACTACATGCTCAACAAGCCCCGCGGCTACGTCACCACCCTCGACGACCCCGAAAAGCGCCCAACCGTCATGCAACTCATGACCAAGCAGAAGGGCCCGCACGGAGACCATGTCCGCCTCTACCCCGTAGGTCGTCTCGACTACCTCAGCGAAGGTCTCCTTCTGATGACCAACGACGGCGACTTGGCCAATAAGCTCTCCAAGGCAGCAGCAGGCGTCGAAAAGACCTATCTGGTCAAGGTCAGCGGCGTCCCCGAGTCAGAAAAAATCGATCAGCTCCGTCGCGGCATCATGATCGACCGTGGTCGCCTCAACGAGGTCCGCAGCGGCCGTCGCGACCGCGTCATCACCTCCCCCGCAAAGATCGAGTTGGTCCGTGGCGGCGATAACCCCTGGTACGAGCTAACCCTCACCGAAGGTCGCAACCGCCAGCTCCGCAAGATGTTTGAAGAGATTGGCCATCACGTCGAGAAGATCCGCCGTATAGGTTACGGAGCTCTCCGCCTCGACGTTCCTCCTGGCGAGTACCGCGAACTCACCCCCGGCGAGGTCACGGCACTGGGTCGCGCCGCCAAGGGCCAAAAAGTCGTCCCCAAAAAGAAGACCCCCGAATTCGCCCAGCTCAAGTCTCCCGCAAAGAAAAAGCCCAGCCTGCCACGTCGTACCTTCGCTGCCAAATCAAGCCCTCGCCGTCGCCCCAGCTAA
- the msrA gene encoding peptide-methionine (S)-S-oxide reductase MsrA yields MAIEKATFGAGCFWGIEARFDEITGVIDTAVGYEGGDLEHPTYKEVCTDRTGHAEVVQVTFDNSRISYEALLDAFFAMHDPTQVNRQGPDFGTQYRSVIFTQNDQQFFQARAKVAELNASGTYRLPLATKIEPSKTFWKAEEYHQRYLEKRGMVHCHI; encoded by the coding sequence GTGGCAATCGAAAAAGCAACGTTTGGAGCAGGATGTTTTTGGGGAATTGAAGCACGATTCGACGAAATCACCGGAGTCATCGACACAGCCGTAGGATACGAAGGCGGCGATCTCGAACACCCAACCTATAAGGAAGTCTGTACCGACCGCACTGGCCACGCGGAAGTCGTTCAAGTCACCTTCGACAACTCTCGAATCTCATACGAAGCGCTTCTCGACGCGTTCTTCGCCATGCACGATCCAACCCAGGTGAACCGTCAGGGGCCGGACTTCGGTACTCAATATCGCAGCGTCATCTTCACCCAAAACGATCAGCAGTTCTTCCAGGCCCGCGCCAAGGTCGCCGAGCTAAACGCATCCGGTACCTACCGCCTGCCCCTCGCGACCAAAATAGAGCCCTCCAAAACATTCTGGAAGGCCGAGGAGTACCACCAGCGTTACCTCGAGAAACGCGGCATGGTCCACTGTCACATCTAA
- a CDS encoding DUF4239 domain-containing protein, with translation MHSVLISLVVFGCTFGGALFGMFLHSILPKEHLQPGTTDVVKLATGLVVTMTGLVLGMLVSSSLTFYNTQHREIQDLSAKLILTDRILSEYGPETREIRSNLHDVVAIAANRIWPEDRSLRTDLKPDHTFANVYGELQALPPKNEQQRTNRAEALGLMRAIYETRWLMFVESSGNAFSTPLLTILVSWLTVIFISFGLLAQRNATLTGTLIVCSLAVSAAVFIIVEMYDPFEGLFRMSATPMRSVLEQIGR, from the coding sequence ATGCATTCTGTACTGATCAGTCTTGTCGTGTTTGGATGCACCTTTGGAGGAGCCCTATTTGGTATGTTTCTTCACAGCATCCTGCCGAAGGAACATCTCCAACCCGGTACAACGGATGTGGTGAAGCTGGCGACGGGGTTGGTTGTGACAATGACAGGGCTAGTTCTTGGCATGCTTGTCTCCTCCTCACTGACCTTCTACAACACACAGCACCGAGAGATCCAAGACCTATCCGCCAAGCTAATTCTGACGGACCGTATTCTCTCCGAATACGGTCCAGAGACGCGAGAGATACGATCCAACCTGCACGATGTGGTCGCAATTGCGGCAAATCGCATCTGGCCTGAAGACCGGTCGCTGCGAACTGATCTGAAACCGGATCATACCTTTGCAAATGTTTACGGCGAGCTACAGGCGCTACCACCGAAAAACGAACAGCAACGCACAAACAGAGCCGAGGCGTTGGGATTGATGCGGGCAATCTATGAGACTCGCTGGCTGATGTTCGTTGAATCGTCGGGCAATGCTTTCTCGACTCCTTTGCTGACGATCCTGGTCTCGTGGCTAACGGTTATCTTCATCAGCTTCGGCTTGTTGGCTCAACGTAATGCGACTTTGACGGGCACTCTCATCGTGTGTTCCCTTGCAGTTTCGGCTGCGGTTTTCATCATCGTGGAGATGTATGATCCGTTCGAGGGACTGTTCAGGATGTCTGCAACTCCAATGCGGAGCGTCCTGGAGCAAATCGGTCGCTAG
- a CDS encoding DEAD/DEAH box helicase, whose translation MTTAILEQPETFQAAPIASNNIPSNNEAVFTNFDISDSLKNRLTNAGFIKPTPVQAGAIPPALDGKDILATASTGTGKTLSFLIPIIERLEATSVPSTRGKRNPIRALILLPTRELAMQVLEAHAKLVPNARHDAVLVCGGLSERAQLDNLDRGPRLVVATPGRLEDFLRRREVNIGAVDMFVLDEVDRMLDMGFLPAIRRIVGAIPKTRQTMCYSATLDANIREIVRDYVKDPVRIEIGTTSKPSDRVELRVYTVMQDQKLGLLDQMLREEQGTFLVFSRTKHGADRISKKLEKLGHDADVIHGDRSQSQRTAALKGFANGKHRVLVATDVAARGIDVQDIAHVVNYDLPNASEDFVHRIGRTGRAGAKGVATTFVMPQEKYDARKLERELKIKFEWREADKNLEKEERNKPVDLKTSGINDLMALESRSWRGESASQTSEAPASPNRGNNGFRARRSGNGGGNFSGNRSSFGRSSGPRGNSGSRPTRGNRGR comes from the coding sequence TTGACGACAGCAATTCTCGAGCAGCCGGAAACATTCCAGGCTGCCCCTATCGCCTCAAACAACATCCCCTCCAACAACGAAGCCGTTTTCACCAACTTCGACATCTCCGACTCGCTGAAGAATCGCCTGACCAATGCCGGCTTCATCAAGCCGACTCCCGTCCAAGCCGGAGCAATCCCGCCCGCGCTCGACGGCAAAGATATTCTCGCCACCGCCTCTACCGGCACCGGCAAGACCCTCAGCTTCCTCATCCCCATCATCGAGCGCCTCGAAGCGACATCGGTACCCAGCACCCGCGGCAAGCGCAACCCCATCCGCGCCCTCATCCTCCTGCCCACGCGCGAACTCGCCATGCAGGTACTCGAGGCTCACGCCAAGCTCGTCCCCAACGCCCGTCACGACGCTGTTCTGGTCTGCGGAGGCCTCTCTGAGCGTGCTCAACTCGACAATCTCGACCGTGGCCCGCGCCTCGTCGTCGCCACTCCAGGCCGTCTCGAAGACTTCCTCCGCCGCCGCGAGGTCAACATCGGCGCCGTCGACATGTTCGTCCTCGACGAGGTCGATCGCATGCTCGACATGGGCTTCCTACCCGCCATTCGCCGCATCGTCGGAGCGATCCCCAAGACGCGCCAGACTATGTGCTACTCGGCCACCCTCGACGCCAACATCCGCGAGATCGTCCGCGACTACGTCAAGGACCCCGTCCGCATCGAGATCGGCACCACTTCCAAACCCTCTGACCGTGTAGAACTCCGCGTCTACACCGTCATGCAGGACCAGAAGCTCGGCCTGCTCGACCAGATGCTGCGCGAGGAGCAGGGAACTTTCCTGGTCTTCTCCCGTACCAAGCACGGAGCCGACCGCATCTCGAAGAAGCTCGAAAAGCTAGGCCACGACGCCGACGTCATCCACGGCGACCGTAGCCAGTCGCAGCGCACAGCCGCTCTCAAGGGTTTTGCGAACGGCAAGCATCGCGTCCTCGTCGCAACAGACGTAGCCGCTCGCGGTATCGACGTCCAGGACATCGCCCACGTCGTCAACTACGACCTGCCCAATGCCAGCGAGGACTTCGTCCACCGCATCGGCCGCACAGGCCGTGCAGGCGCCAAGGGAGTAGCCACCACCTTCGTCATGCCGCAGGAAAAATACGACGCCCGCAAGCTCGAGCGCGAACTCAAAATCAAGTTCGAGTGGCGCGAGGCCGATAAGAACCTTGAGAAAGAGGAGCGCAACAAGCCCGTCGATCTCAAAACCTCCGGCATCAACGATCTGATGGCACTCGAGAGCCGTTCCTGGCGCGGTGAGTCTGCCTCCCAGACATCCGAAGCCCCAGCCAGCCCGAACCGGGGCAACAACGGCTTCCGCGCTCGCCGCAGTGGCAACGGCGGCGGAAACTTCTCCGGCAACCGCAGCAGCTTCGGCCGTTCCAGCGGCCCCCGCGGCAACTCCGGCTCACGCCCGACCCGCGGCAACCGCGGCCGCTAA